From one Sphaeramia orbicularis chromosome 9, fSphaOr1.1, whole genome shotgun sequence genomic stretch:
- the LOC115426259 gene encoding uncharacterized protein LOC115426259 codes for MPQIITAGIPRTQFSKIHLLAALKLDPDLDGNPPTQPSAPPPCNAASLNERNQTDALTVSQEKTNAEAVRPDTSAPPQSSATNQSSPTAHRLCHHTQDAVLSMPMVEVAGPEGATLVFRAWTSADVTAASQHLPNPTASDWQKIANKFPSSDLRCKHVNWEDESNVQYRDAVHSLCEAFTKAFPVKSNLEKITACRQKDNEDPDEYLTRLTEIFNSHSGLQPPAELGNTLGAWENHLCNCFLNGLKPDISSAVKSTCIGWSDARLSEL; via the exons ATGCCCCAGATCATCACCGCTGGGATTCCAAGAACTCAATTCAGCAAAATTCATCTG TTGGCTGCTTTGAAGCTGGATCCAGACCTCGACGGCAACCCACCGACTCAACCCTCAGCTCCACCACCATGCAATGCTGCATCACTCAATGAGAGAAATCAGACAGATGCCTTAACCGTGTCTCAGGAAAAAACCAACGCAGAAGCAGTTCGACCAGACACATCTGCTCCACCACAGAGCTCTGCAACCAACCAGTCCTCTCCAACTGCACACAGACTGTGTCACCACACTCAGGATGCAGTCCTCAGCATGCCCATGGTTGAAGTGGCTGGACCCGAAGGTGCAACGTTGGTGTTCCGCGCATGGACCTCTGCCGACGTCACAGCAGCATCACAACACTTGCCCAACCCCACAGCATCAG ACTGGCAGAAAATTGCTAACAAATTCCCAAGTAGTGACCTCCGTTGCAAACATGTCAACTGGGAAGACGAGTCTAATGTGCAGTACAGAGATGCCGTCCACAGTCTATGTGAGGCATTCACCAAAGCATTTCCAGTTAAAAGTAACCTGGAGAAAATCACCGCCTGCAGACAAAAGGACAATGAAGACCCCGATGAATATCTGACTCGCCTGACTGAGATCTTTAACTCCCACAGTGGCCTTCAACCCCCTGCTGAGTTAGGCAACACTTTAGGAGCTTGGGAAAATCATCTTTGCAACTGTTTCCTAAATGGACTGAAACCAGACATCTCCTCAGCAGTTAAATCCACCTGCATTGGCTGGAGTGATGCACGCCTGTCTGAACTTTGA